A genome region from Panthera uncia isolate 11264 chromosome A3 unlocalized genomic scaffold, Puncia_PCG_1.0 HiC_scaffold_11, whole genome shotgun sequence includes the following:
- the NELFCD gene encoding negative elongation factor C/D isoform X1 → MRRVRARSRERMAGAAPGAIMEEDYFGSAAEWGDEADGGQQEDDYGEGEDDAEVQQECLHKFSTRDYIMEPSIFNTLKRYFQAGGSPENVIQLLSENYTAVAQTVNLLAEWLIQTGVEPVQVQETVENHLKSLLIKHFDPRKADSIFTEEGETPAWLEQMIAHTTWRDLFYKLAEAHPDCLMLNFTVKLISDAGYQGEITSVSTACQQLEVFSRVLRTSLATILDGGEENLEKNLPEFAKMVCHGEHTYLFAQAMMSVLAQEEQGGSAVRRIAQEVQRFAQEKGHDASQITLALGTAASYPRACQALGAMLSKGALNPADITVLFKMFTSMDPPPVELIRVPAFLDLFMQSLFKPGARINQDHKHKYIHILAYAASVVETWKKNKRVGINKDELKSTSKAVETVHNLCCNENKGASELVAELSTLYQCIRFPVVAMGVLKWVDWTVSEPRYFQLQTDHTPVHLALLDEIGTCHQLLHPQVLQLLVKLFETEHSQLDVMEQLELKKTLLDRMVHLLSRGYVLPVVSYIRKCLEKLDTDISLIRYFVTEVLDVIAPPYTSDFVQLFLPILENDSIAGTIKTEGERDPVTEFIAHCKSNFILVN, encoded by the exons CAGGAGGATGATTATGGAGAAGGAGAAGACGATGCGGAGGTCCAGCAAGAATGCCTACATAAATTTTCTACCCGGGATTATATAATGGAGCCCTCCATCTTTAACACTCTGAAGAG GTATTTTCAGGCAGGAGGGTCTCCGGAGAATGTTATCCAGCTACTGTCTGAGAACTACACTGCCGTGGCCCAGACCGTCAACCTGCtggctgagtggctcattcagacAG gTGTTGAACCAGTGCAAGTTCAGGAAACTGTGGAAAATCACTTGAAGAGTTTATTGATCAAACATTTTGACCCCCGCAAAGCAGATTCTATTTTTACCGAAGAAGGAGAG ACCCCAGCTTGGCTTGAACAAATGATTGCACATACCACGTGGAGAGATCTTTTTTACAAACTGGCTGAAGCCCATCCAGACTGCTTGATGCTGAACTTCACTGTTAAG CTGATTTCTGACGCAGGGTACCAAGGGGAGATAACGAGCGTGTCCACAGCCTGCCAGCAGCTGGAAGTGTTCTCTAGAGTGCTCCGTACCTCTCTAGCTACAATTTTGGACGGAGGAGAGGAAAACCTTGAAAAAAACCTCCCTGAGTTTGCC AAGATGGTGTGTCATGGGGAGCACACGTACCTGTTTGCCCAGGCCATGATGTCCGTGCTGGCCCAGGAAGAGCAAGGAGGCTCCGCCGTGCGCAGGATCGCACAGGAGGTGCAGCGCTTCGCCCAGGAGAA AGGTCATGATGCCAGTCAGATCACACTTGCGCTGGGCACAGCTGCCTCCTACCCCAGGGCTTGTCAGGCTCTTGGGGCCATGTTGTCCAAAGGAGCCCTGAATCCGGCCGACATCACGGTCCTCTTCAAGATGTTCACGAGCATGGACCCGCCTCCTGTTGAACTC ATCCGGGTGCCGGCCTTCCTGGACCTGTTCATGCAGTCGCTCTTTAAACCAGGGGCCCGGATCAACCAGGACCACAAGCACAAGTACATCCACATCTTGGCGTATGCCGCCAGCGTGGTTGAGACCTGGAAAAAG aacAAGCGCGTGGGCATCAACAAAGATGAGCTGAAGTCAACGTCAAAAGCCGTGGAGACTGTTCACAACTTGTGCTGTAATGAAAACAAAGGGGCCTCCGAGCTAGTGGCCGAGCTCAGTACACTTTATCAGTGCATTAG GTTCCCAGTGGTGGCCATGGGTGTGCTCAAGTGGGTGGACTGGACTGTGTCAGAGCCGAGATACTTCCAGCTACAGACCGACCACACCCCGGTACACCTGGCCTTGCTGGACGAG ATCGGCACCTGCCACCAGCTCCTGCACCCCCAGGTCCTGCAGCTGCTTGTTAAGCTTTTCGAGACGGAGCACTCCCAGCTGGACGTGATGGAGCAG CTCGAGTTGAAGAAGACCCTGTTGGACAGGATGGTTCACCTGCTGAGTCGAGGTTACGTACTTCCTGTTGTCAGTTACATCCGAAAGTGTCTGGAGAAGCTGGACACTGACATTTCACTCATTCGCTATTTTGTAACCGAG GTGCTGGACGTTATCGCTCCCCCGTACACCTCCGACTTCGTGCAGCTCTTCCTCCCCATCTTGGAAAACGACAGCATCGCAGGCACCATTAAGACAGAGGGCGAACGTGACCCCGTGACGGAATTTATAG CTCACTGCAAGTCCAACTTCATCCTGGTGAACTAA
- the NELFCD gene encoding negative elongation factor C/D isoform X3, translating to MRRVRARSRERMAGAAPGAIMEEDYFGSAAEWGDEADGGQQEDDYGEGEDDAEVQQECLHKFSTRDYIMEPSIFNTLKRYFQAGGSPENVIQLLSENYTAVAQTVNLLAEWLIQTGVEPVQVQETVENHLKSLLIKHFDPRKADSIFTEEGETPAWLEQMIAHTTWRDLFYKLAEAHPDCLMLNFTVKLISDAGYQGEITSVSTACQQLEVFSRVLRTSLATILDGGEENLEKNLPEFAMVCHGEHTYLFAQAMMSVLAQEEQGGSAVRRIAQEVQRFAQEKGHDASQITLALGTAASYPRACQALGAMLSKGALNPADITVLFKMFTSMDPPPVELIRVPAFLDLFMQSLFKPGARINQDHKHKYIHILAYAASVVETWKKNKRVGINKDELKSTSKAVETVHNLCCNENKGASELVAELSTLYQCIRFPVVAMGVLKWVDWTVSEPRYFQLQTDHTPVHLALLDEIGTCHQLLHPQVLQLLVKLFETEHSQLDVMEQLELKKTLLDRMVHLLSRGYVLPVVSYIRKCLEKLDTDISLIRYFVTEVLDVIAPPYTSDFVQLFLPILENDSIAGTIKTEGERDPVTEFIAHCKSNFILVN from the exons CAGGAGGATGATTATGGAGAAGGAGAAGACGATGCGGAGGTCCAGCAAGAATGCCTACATAAATTTTCTACCCGGGATTATATAATGGAGCCCTCCATCTTTAACACTCTGAAGAG GTATTTTCAGGCAGGAGGGTCTCCGGAGAATGTTATCCAGCTACTGTCTGAGAACTACACTGCCGTGGCCCAGACCGTCAACCTGCtggctgagtggctcattcagacAG gTGTTGAACCAGTGCAAGTTCAGGAAACTGTGGAAAATCACTTGAAGAGTTTATTGATCAAACATTTTGACCCCCGCAAAGCAGATTCTATTTTTACCGAAGAAGGAGAG ACCCCAGCTTGGCTTGAACAAATGATTGCACATACCACGTGGAGAGATCTTTTTTACAAACTGGCTGAAGCCCATCCAGACTGCTTGATGCTGAACTTCACTGTTAAG CTGATTTCTGACGCAGGGTACCAAGGGGAGATAACGAGCGTGTCCACAGCCTGCCAGCAGCTGGAAGTGTTCTCTAGAGTGCTCCGTACCTCTCTAGCTACAATTTTGGACGGAGGAGAGGAAAACCTTGAAAAAAACCTCCCTGAGTTTGCC ATGGTGTGTCATGGGGAGCACACGTACCTGTTTGCCCAGGCCATGATGTCCGTGCTGGCCCAGGAAGAGCAAGGAGGCTCCGCCGTGCGCAGGATCGCACAGGAGGTGCAGCGCTTCGCCCAGGAGAA AGGTCATGATGCCAGTCAGATCACACTTGCGCTGGGCACAGCTGCCTCCTACCCCAGGGCTTGTCAGGCTCTTGGGGCCATGTTGTCCAAAGGAGCCCTGAATCCGGCCGACATCACGGTCCTCTTCAAGATGTTCACGAGCATGGACCCGCCTCCTGTTGAACTC ATCCGGGTGCCGGCCTTCCTGGACCTGTTCATGCAGTCGCTCTTTAAACCAGGGGCCCGGATCAACCAGGACCACAAGCACAAGTACATCCACATCTTGGCGTATGCCGCCAGCGTGGTTGAGACCTGGAAAAAG aacAAGCGCGTGGGCATCAACAAAGATGAGCTGAAGTCAACGTCAAAAGCCGTGGAGACTGTTCACAACTTGTGCTGTAATGAAAACAAAGGGGCCTCCGAGCTAGTGGCCGAGCTCAGTACACTTTATCAGTGCATTAG GTTCCCAGTGGTGGCCATGGGTGTGCTCAAGTGGGTGGACTGGACTGTGTCAGAGCCGAGATACTTCCAGCTACAGACCGACCACACCCCGGTACACCTGGCCTTGCTGGACGAG ATCGGCACCTGCCACCAGCTCCTGCACCCCCAGGTCCTGCAGCTGCTTGTTAAGCTTTTCGAGACGGAGCACTCCCAGCTGGACGTGATGGAGCAG CTCGAGTTGAAGAAGACCCTGTTGGACAGGATGGTTCACCTGCTGAGTCGAGGTTACGTACTTCCTGTTGTCAGTTACATCCGAAAGTGTCTGGAGAAGCTGGACACTGACATTTCACTCATTCGCTATTTTGTAACCGAG GTGCTGGACGTTATCGCTCCCCCGTACACCTCCGACTTCGTGCAGCTCTTCCTCCCCATCTTGGAAAACGACAGCATCGCAGGCACCATTAAGACAGAGGGCGAACGTGACCCCGTGACGGAATTTATAG CTCACTGCAAGTCCAACTTCATCCTGGTGAACTAA
- the NELFCD gene encoding negative elongation factor C/D isoform X5: MRRVRARSRERMAGAAPGAIMEEDYFGSAAEWGDEADGGQQEDDYGEGEDDAEVQQECLHKFSTRDYIMEPSIFNTLKRYFQAGGSPENVIQLLSENYTAVAQTVNLLAEWLIQTGVEPVQVQETVENHLKSLLIKHFDPRKADSIFTEEGETPAWLEQMIAHTTWRDLFYKLAEAHPDCLMLNFTVKLISDAGYQGEITSVSTACQQLEVFSRVLRTSLATILDGGEENLEKNLPEFAKMVCHGEHTYLFAQAMMSVLAQEEQGGSAVRRIAQEVQRFAQEKGHDASQITLALGTAASYPRACQALGAMLSKGALNPADITVLFKMFTSMDPPPVELIRVPAFLDLFMQSLFKPGARINQDHKHKYIHILAYAASVVETWKKNKRVGINKDELKSTSKAVETVHNLCCNENKGASELVAELSTLYQCIRFPVVAMGVLKWVDWTVSEPRYFQLQTDHTPVHLALLDEIGTCHQLLHPQVLQLLVKLFETEHSQLDVMEQLELKKTLLDRMVHLLSRGAGRYRSPVHLRLRAALPPHLGKRQHRRHH, encoded by the exons CAGGAGGATGATTATGGAGAAGGAGAAGACGATGCGGAGGTCCAGCAAGAATGCCTACATAAATTTTCTACCCGGGATTATATAATGGAGCCCTCCATCTTTAACACTCTGAAGAG GTATTTTCAGGCAGGAGGGTCTCCGGAGAATGTTATCCAGCTACTGTCTGAGAACTACACTGCCGTGGCCCAGACCGTCAACCTGCtggctgagtggctcattcagacAG gTGTTGAACCAGTGCAAGTTCAGGAAACTGTGGAAAATCACTTGAAGAGTTTATTGATCAAACATTTTGACCCCCGCAAAGCAGATTCTATTTTTACCGAAGAAGGAGAG ACCCCAGCTTGGCTTGAACAAATGATTGCACATACCACGTGGAGAGATCTTTTTTACAAACTGGCTGAAGCCCATCCAGACTGCTTGATGCTGAACTTCACTGTTAAG CTGATTTCTGACGCAGGGTACCAAGGGGAGATAACGAGCGTGTCCACAGCCTGCCAGCAGCTGGAAGTGTTCTCTAGAGTGCTCCGTACCTCTCTAGCTACAATTTTGGACGGAGGAGAGGAAAACCTTGAAAAAAACCTCCCTGAGTTTGCC AAGATGGTGTGTCATGGGGAGCACACGTACCTGTTTGCCCAGGCCATGATGTCCGTGCTGGCCCAGGAAGAGCAAGGAGGCTCCGCCGTGCGCAGGATCGCACAGGAGGTGCAGCGCTTCGCCCAGGAGAA AGGTCATGATGCCAGTCAGATCACACTTGCGCTGGGCACAGCTGCCTCCTACCCCAGGGCTTGTCAGGCTCTTGGGGCCATGTTGTCCAAAGGAGCCCTGAATCCGGCCGACATCACGGTCCTCTTCAAGATGTTCACGAGCATGGACCCGCCTCCTGTTGAACTC ATCCGGGTGCCGGCCTTCCTGGACCTGTTCATGCAGTCGCTCTTTAAACCAGGGGCCCGGATCAACCAGGACCACAAGCACAAGTACATCCACATCTTGGCGTATGCCGCCAGCGTGGTTGAGACCTGGAAAAAG aacAAGCGCGTGGGCATCAACAAAGATGAGCTGAAGTCAACGTCAAAAGCCGTGGAGACTGTTCACAACTTGTGCTGTAATGAAAACAAAGGGGCCTCCGAGCTAGTGGCCGAGCTCAGTACACTTTATCAGTGCATTAG GTTCCCAGTGGTGGCCATGGGTGTGCTCAAGTGGGTGGACTGGACTGTGTCAGAGCCGAGATACTTCCAGCTACAGACCGACCACACCCCGGTACACCTGGCCTTGCTGGACGAG ATCGGCACCTGCCACCAGCTCCTGCACCCCCAGGTCCTGCAGCTGCTTGTTAAGCTTTTCGAGACGGAGCACTCCCAGCTGGACGTGATGGAGCAG CTCGAGTTGAAGAAGACCCTGTTGGACAGGATGGTTCACCTGCTGAGTCGAG GTGCTGGACGTTATCGCTCCCCCGTACACCTCCGACTTCGTGCAGCTCTTCCTCCCCATCTTGGAAAACGACAGCATCGCAGGCACCATTAA
- the NELFCD gene encoding negative elongation factor C/D isoform X2, translated as MRRVRARSRERMAGAAPGAIMEEDYFGSAAEWGDEADGGQEDDYGEGEDDAEVQQECLHKFSTRDYIMEPSIFNTLKRYFQAGGSPENVIQLLSENYTAVAQTVNLLAEWLIQTGVEPVQVQETVENHLKSLLIKHFDPRKADSIFTEEGETPAWLEQMIAHTTWRDLFYKLAEAHPDCLMLNFTVKLISDAGYQGEITSVSTACQQLEVFSRVLRTSLATILDGGEENLEKNLPEFAKMVCHGEHTYLFAQAMMSVLAQEEQGGSAVRRIAQEVQRFAQEKGHDASQITLALGTAASYPRACQALGAMLSKGALNPADITVLFKMFTSMDPPPVELIRVPAFLDLFMQSLFKPGARINQDHKHKYIHILAYAASVVETWKKNKRVGINKDELKSTSKAVETVHNLCCNENKGASELVAELSTLYQCIRFPVVAMGVLKWVDWTVSEPRYFQLQTDHTPVHLALLDEIGTCHQLLHPQVLQLLVKLFETEHSQLDVMEQLELKKTLLDRMVHLLSRGYVLPVVSYIRKCLEKLDTDISLIRYFVTEVLDVIAPPYTSDFVQLFLPILENDSIAGTIKTEGERDPVTEFIAHCKSNFILVN; from the exons GAGGATGATTATGGAGAAGGAGAAGACGATGCGGAGGTCCAGCAAGAATGCCTACATAAATTTTCTACCCGGGATTATATAATGGAGCCCTCCATCTTTAACACTCTGAAGAG GTATTTTCAGGCAGGAGGGTCTCCGGAGAATGTTATCCAGCTACTGTCTGAGAACTACACTGCCGTGGCCCAGACCGTCAACCTGCtggctgagtggctcattcagacAG gTGTTGAACCAGTGCAAGTTCAGGAAACTGTGGAAAATCACTTGAAGAGTTTATTGATCAAACATTTTGACCCCCGCAAAGCAGATTCTATTTTTACCGAAGAAGGAGAG ACCCCAGCTTGGCTTGAACAAATGATTGCACATACCACGTGGAGAGATCTTTTTTACAAACTGGCTGAAGCCCATCCAGACTGCTTGATGCTGAACTTCACTGTTAAG CTGATTTCTGACGCAGGGTACCAAGGGGAGATAACGAGCGTGTCCACAGCCTGCCAGCAGCTGGAAGTGTTCTCTAGAGTGCTCCGTACCTCTCTAGCTACAATTTTGGACGGAGGAGAGGAAAACCTTGAAAAAAACCTCCCTGAGTTTGCC AAGATGGTGTGTCATGGGGAGCACACGTACCTGTTTGCCCAGGCCATGATGTCCGTGCTGGCCCAGGAAGAGCAAGGAGGCTCCGCCGTGCGCAGGATCGCACAGGAGGTGCAGCGCTTCGCCCAGGAGAA AGGTCATGATGCCAGTCAGATCACACTTGCGCTGGGCACAGCTGCCTCCTACCCCAGGGCTTGTCAGGCTCTTGGGGCCATGTTGTCCAAAGGAGCCCTGAATCCGGCCGACATCACGGTCCTCTTCAAGATGTTCACGAGCATGGACCCGCCTCCTGTTGAACTC ATCCGGGTGCCGGCCTTCCTGGACCTGTTCATGCAGTCGCTCTTTAAACCAGGGGCCCGGATCAACCAGGACCACAAGCACAAGTACATCCACATCTTGGCGTATGCCGCCAGCGTGGTTGAGACCTGGAAAAAG aacAAGCGCGTGGGCATCAACAAAGATGAGCTGAAGTCAACGTCAAAAGCCGTGGAGACTGTTCACAACTTGTGCTGTAATGAAAACAAAGGGGCCTCCGAGCTAGTGGCCGAGCTCAGTACACTTTATCAGTGCATTAG GTTCCCAGTGGTGGCCATGGGTGTGCTCAAGTGGGTGGACTGGACTGTGTCAGAGCCGAGATACTTCCAGCTACAGACCGACCACACCCCGGTACACCTGGCCTTGCTGGACGAG ATCGGCACCTGCCACCAGCTCCTGCACCCCCAGGTCCTGCAGCTGCTTGTTAAGCTTTTCGAGACGGAGCACTCCCAGCTGGACGTGATGGAGCAG CTCGAGTTGAAGAAGACCCTGTTGGACAGGATGGTTCACCTGCTGAGTCGAGGTTACGTACTTCCTGTTGTCAGTTACATCCGAAAGTGTCTGGAGAAGCTGGACACTGACATTTCACTCATTCGCTATTTTGTAACCGAG GTGCTGGACGTTATCGCTCCCCCGTACACCTCCGACTTCGTGCAGCTCTTCCTCCCCATCTTGGAAAACGACAGCATCGCAGGCACCATTAAGACAGAGGGCGAACGTGACCCCGTGACGGAATTTATAG CTCACTGCAAGTCCAACTTCATCCTGGTGAACTAA
- the NELFCD gene encoding negative elongation factor C/D isoform X4 gives MRRVRARSRERMAGAAPGAIMEEDYFGSAAEWGDEADGGQQEDDYGEGEDDAEVQQECLHKFSTRDYIMEPSIFNTLKRYFQAGGSPENVIQLLSENYTAVAQTVNLLAEWLIQTGVEPVQVQETVENHLKSLLIKHFDPRKADSIFTEEGETPAWLEQMIAHTTWRDLFYKLAEAHPDCLMLNFTVKLISDAGYQGEITSVSTACQQLEVFSRVLRTSLATILDGGEENLEKNLPEFAKMVCHGEHTYLFAQAMMSVLAQEEQGGSAVRRIAQEVQRFAQEKGHDASQITLALGTAASYPRACQALGAMLSKGALNPADITVLFKMFTSMDPPPVELIRVPAFLDLFMQSLFKPGARINQDHKHKYIHILAYAASVVETWKKNKRVGINKDELKSTSKAVETVHNLCCNENKGASELVAELSTLYQCIRFPVVAMGVLKWVDWTVSEPRYFQLQTDHTPVHLALLDEIGTCHQLLHPQVLQLLVKLFETEHSQLDVMEQLELKKTLLDRMVHLLSRGYVLPVVSYIRKCLEKLDTDISLIRYFVTELFLPILENDSIAGTIKTEGERDPVTEFIAHCKSNFILVN, from the exons CAGGAGGATGATTATGGAGAAGGAGAAGACGATGCGGAGGTCCAGCAAGAATGCCTACATAAATTTTCTACCCGGGATTATATAATGGAGCCCTCCATCTTTAACACTCTGAAGAG GTATTTTCAGGCAGGAGGGTCTCCGGAGAATGTTATCCAGCTACTGTCTGAGAACTACACTGCCGTGGCCCAGACCGTCAACCTGCtggctgagtggctcattcagacAG gTGTTGAACCAGTGCAAGTTCAGGAAACTGTGGAAAATCACTTGAAGAGTTTATTGATCAAACATTTTGACCCCCGCAAAGCAGATTCTATTTTTACCGAAGAAGGAGAG ACCCCAGCTTGGCTTGAACAAATGATTGCACATACCACGTGGAGAGATCTTTTTTACAAACTGGCTGAAGCCCATCCAGACTGCTTGATGCTGAACTTCACTGTTAAG CTGATTTCTGACGCAGGGTACCAAGGGGAGATAACGAGCGTGTCCACAGCCTGCCAGCAGCTGGAAGTGTTCTCTAGAGTGCTCCGTACCTCTCTAGCTACAATTTTGGACGGAGGAGAGGAAAACCTTGAAAAAAACCTCCCTGAGTTTGCC AAGATGGTGTGTCATGGGGAGCACACGTACCTGTTTGCCCAGGCCATGATGTCCGTGCTGGCCCAGGAAGAGCAAGGAGGCTCCGCCGTGCGCAGGATCGCACAGGAGGTGCAGCGCTTCGCCCAGGAGAA AGGTCATGATGCCAGTCAGATCACACTTGCGCTGGGCACAGCTGCCTCCTACCCCAGGGCTTGTCAGGCTCTTGGGGCCATGTTGTCCAAAGGAGCCCTGAATCCGGCCGACATCACGGTCCTCTTCAAGATGTTCACGAGCATGGACCCGCCTCCTGTTGAACTC ATCCGGGTGCCGGCCTTCCTGGACCTGTTCATGCAGTCGCTCTTTAAACCAGGGGCCCGGATCAACCAGGACCACAAGCACAAGTACATCCACATCTTGGCGTATGCCGCCAGCGTGGTTGAGACCTGGAAAAAG aacAAGCGCGTGGGCATCAACAAAGATGAGCTGAAGTCAACGTCAAAAGCCGTGGAGACTGTTCACAACTTGTGCTGTAATGAAAACAAAGGGGCCTCCGAGCTAGTGGCCGAGCTCAGTACACTTTATCAGTGCATTAG GTTCCCAGTGGTGGCCATGGGTGTGCTCAAGTGGGTGGACTGGACTGTGTCAGAGCCGAGATACTTCCAGCTACAGACCGACCACACCCCGGTACACCTGGCCTTGCTGGACGAG ATCGGCACCTGCCACCAGCTCCTGCACCCCCAGGTCCTGCAGCTGCTTGTTAAGCTTTTCGAGACGGAGCACTCCCAGCTGGACGTGATGGAGCAG CTCGAGTTGAAGAAGACCCTGTTGGACAGGATGGTTCACCTGCTGAGTCGAGGTTACGTACTTCCTGTTGTCAGTTACATCCGAAAGTGTCTGGAGAAGCTGGACACTGACATTTCACTCATTCGCTATTTTGTAACCGAG CTCTTCCTCCCCATCTTGGAAAACGACAGCATCGCAGGCACCATTAAGACAGAGGGCGAACGTGACCCCGTGACGGAATTTATAG CTCACTGCAAGTCCAACTTCATCCTGGTGAACTAA